In the genome of Gloeotrichia echinulata CP02, one region contains:
- a CDS encoding HNH endonuclease, with product MDSSQQLPNDFIQLCQSVTAKRPKAVIDHILQYGFITTEDLKARYGYNHPPRAARDVREHGIPLETFRVTGSDGRKIAAYRFGDVDKARFSRLSGRTGLSKQIKAKLIRKYGCKCFIYLEQVEERELQIDHRVPFEVDGEPELEPESFMLLCGSANRAKSWSCEHCENWNSIKDKSICKSCYWAYPEDYTHIAMRQVRRIDIMWEEKDVEIYERLKQRAVSLEKEIPEFIKEIIEREMHRNTDG from the coding sequence ATGGACAGTTCTCAACAGTTACCCAATGATTTCATCCAACTTTGTCAGTCAGTAACCGCGAAAAGACCAAAAGCTGTTATTGACCACATTCTACAATACGGTTTTATTACAACGGAAGACTTGAAGGCAAGGTACGGCTACAATCATCCTCCAAGAGCAGCTAGAGATGTTCGAGAACATGGAATTCCTCTAGAAACCTTTCGCGTAACAGGAAGTGATGGCAGAAAAATAGCTGCCTACAGATTTGGGGATGTTGACAAGGCCAGGTTTTCTAGGTTATCGGGTAGGACAGGCTTATCGAAACAGATTAAAGCCAAATTGATCAGGAAATATGGTTGTAAGTGCTTCATCTACTTAGAGCAAGTTGAGGAGCGTGAATTGCAGATTGATCATCGTGTTCCTTTTGAAGTTGATGGAGAGCCAGAGTTAGAGCCAGAAAGCTTTATGCTGCTTTGTGGATCTGCCAATCGGGCTAAGTCTTGGTCATGTGAGCATTGCGAAAATTGGAACAGCATAAAAGACAAATCTATTTGTAAGTCATGTTACTGGGCATATCCAGAGGATTACACGCATATTGCCATGCGACAAGTCAGAAGAATAGATATTATGTGGGAAGAAAAGGATGTTGAGATCTATGAAAGATTAAAACAACGAGCCGTCAGCCTGGAAAAAGAAATCCCTGAATTTATCAAGGAAATCATTGAACGAGAAATGCACCGAAACACTGACGGCTAA
- a CDS encoding aminopeptidase P N-terminal domain-containing protein, which produces MQLEYRERRQQLISKIGNGTAIFRSAPMAVMHNDVEYTYRQDSDFFYLTGFNEPQAVAVLAPHHPEHQFILFVQPKDREKEVWTGYRCGVEATKEIYGADIAYPINELDEKLPQYLEKADRIYYHLGRDRSFNDKILSHYQDLLRTYPKRGTGPIAIEDTIHVLHSMRLVKSQAELELMRQAVAIACEAHNHALKISTPGRYEYEIQAEIEHIFRLRGAMGPAYPSIVASGANACVLHYIENRRQMQDNELLLIDAGCAYGYYNSDITRTFPVGGKFTPEQKILYEIVLEAQKQAIAQVQPGNSFHQPHHTAVRILTEGLVELGILKGEIDKLIEEEKYKPFYMHRTSHWLGLDVHDVGVYQHGDNPQLLQPGQVLTIEPGLYIVPDTKPAEDQPEIDQRWVGIGIRIEDDVLVTATGHEVLTAGVPKAVDEVES; this is translated from the coding sequence ATGCAACTAGAATATCGGGAGCGTCGTCAGCAGTTAATATCAAAAATTGGCAATGGTACTGCCATTTTTCGCAGTGCGCCAATGGCAGTGATGCATAACGATGTTGAATATACTTATCGCCAAGACAGTGATTTTTTCTATTTGACGGGTTTTAACGAACCCCAAGCCGTGGCTGTATTAGCACCCCATCATCCAGAACATCAGTTTATCCTCTTTGTCCAACCCAAAGATCGAGAAAAAGAAGTTTGGACTGGTTATCGCTGTGGGGTAGAAGCAACCAAGGAAATTTATGGTGCAGATATTGCTTACCCCATCAATGAGTTAGATGAAAAACTACCGCAGTATTTGGAAAAAGCCGATCGCATTTACTACCACTTAGGACGCGATCGCAGTTTTAATGACAAAATTCTCAGTCATTACCAAGATTTACTCCGCACCTATCCCAAACGTGGTACAGGCCCAATTGCGATTGAAGATACTATACATGTTCTCCACAGCATGAGATTGGTAAAAAGTCAAGCCGAGTTAGAATTGATGCGTCAAGCAGTGGCGATCGCCTGTGAAGCACACAATCACGCCCTCAAAATTAGCACTCCTGGACGGTACGAGTATGAAATCCAGGCGGAGATAGAACACATCTTTCGTCTGCGGGGTGCAATGGGGCCTGCCTATCCTTCAATTGTAGCTTCTGGGGCGAATGCTTGCGTACTGCACTACATTGAGAATAGGCGACAGATGCAGGACAATGAACTGCTGCTAATTGATGCTGGGTGTGCCTATGGTTATTACAACTCTGATATTACGCGGACATTTCCCGTCGGCGGTAAATTTACGCCAGAACAGAAAATATTGTACGAGATTGTTTTAGAAGCACAGAAACAGGCGATCGCTCAAGTACAACCAGGTAATTCTTTCCACCAACCTCATCATACAGCAGTGCGTATCCTCACCGAAGGCTTAGTTGAGCTAGGCATCCTCAAAGGTGAAATTGACAAATTAATTGAAGAGGAAAAATACAAGCCATTTTATATGCACCGTACCAGCCATTGGTTAGGCTTAGATGTCCATGATGTCGGTGTTTACCAACACGGCGACAACCCGCAACTTTTACAACCAGGACAGGTATTGACCATAGAACCAGGACTTTATATTGTACCAGATACCAAACCAGCCGAAGACCAGCCAGAGATTGACCAGCGCTGGGTGGGGATTGGGATTCGCATCGAAGATGATGTGTTAGTTACCGCTACTGGCCATGAGGTGTTAACGGCTGGGGTTCCCAAGGCGGTGGATGAAGTAGAAAGTTAA
- a CDS encoding transposase, with translation MLVLEYKVKAKKLQYLAIESAIKTTQFIRNKCLRYWIDAPREAKIDRFALNKYSTELRNEFKFVANLNSMAVQSSAERAWLAISRFYDNCKKKVSGKKGYPRFQRDNRSVEYKTSGWKLNPIKRRITITDKKGIGELKLLGKWDIQTYPVKSIKRVRLVRRADGYYCQFCIDVEASDIQPLTGNEIGLDVGLESFYTDSNGHQESNPKFLIKAEKSIKHAQRRIYKKKKGSSGRRKSRAIFASKHLRISRQRNEHAKRIARNVCKSNDLVAYENLQVRNLLRNHCLAKSIADASWYLFRQWIEYFAGKFGKLVFSVQPHYTSQKCSNCGVIVKKSLSTRTHVCSCGCKLHRDENAAINILNLVSDTLRDARLARDGQSRSNAVGVGITTLVGASQQEQILT, from the coding sequence TTGCTAGTTCTAGAGTACAAAGTTAAAGCTAAAAAACTTCAATATTTAGCCATTGAATCAGCTATTAAAACTACTCAATTCATTAGAAACAAATGTTTGAGATATTGGATTGACGCGCCAAGAGAAGCAAAAATTGATAGATTCGCACTCAACAAGTATTCAACGGAACTACGCAACGAATTTAAATTTGTCGCTAACCTAAACTCGATGGCAGTACAATCCTCAGCCGAAAGAGCATGGTTAGCAATATCAAGGTTTTACGATAATTGTAAAAAGAAAGTATCAGGTAAAAAGGGATATCCCAGATTCCAGCGTGATAATCGCTCGGTTGAGTACAAGACATCAGGCTGGAAGCTAAATCCAATCAAGCGCCGTATTACCATTACTGATAAAAAAGGTATTGGTGAGTTGAAATTGTTGGGCAAATGGGATATTCAAACCTACCCTGTAAAATCAATTAAACGTGTTAGATTGGTGCGTCGTGCTGATGGCTATTACTGTCAGTTTTGTATTGATGTTGAAGCTTCAGATATTCAACCACTGACAGGTAATGAAATCGGTTTAGATGTTGGGCTAGAGAGTTTTTACACTGATTCTAACGGACATCAAGAATCTAATCCCAAGTTTTTGATCAAGGCTGAAAAGTCAATTAAACATGCTCAAAGACGTATTTACAAAAAGAAAAAAGGTTCTTCAGGACGTAGAAAATCTAGAGCTATATTTGCCTCTAAGCACTTGAGAATAAGTAGGCAACGGAATGAACACGCTAAGAGAATAGCGCGTAACGTGTGCAAGTCTAACGACTTAGTAGCCTATGAAAACCTGCAAGTGCGTAACTTACTCAGAAACCATTGTTTAGCTAAGTCAATTGCTGACGCTAGCTGGTATTTGTTTAGGCAGTGGATTGAGTATTTTGCTGGTAAATTTGGTAAGTTAGTGTTCAGCGTGCAACCACATTACACATCACAAAAGTGTTCAAATTGTGGCGTGATTGTAAAAAAATCTCTATCAACTCGCACCCATGTTTGTAGTTGTGGATGCAAGTTGCATAGGGATGAAAATGCAGCGATTAACATTTTAAATCTTGTCTCCGACACGCTCCGCGATGCAAGACTTGCTAGGGATGGGCAATCCCGAAGTAACGCTGTAGGAGTCGGAATCACTACGCTAGTTGGCGCAAGCCAGCAAGAGCAAATTCTGACGTAG
- the tnpA gene encoding IS200/IS605 family transposase, giving the protein MAIFTPDEYRHEGNAISLLNYHFVFIHKRRKKVLVGEIAERLQQIICDVCNENRWRIIAMEIMPDHVHLFLNAKPTDNPSQMMNKIKCWASHHLRKEFPELLKLPTLWTPSYFVSTAGNISTESVKRYIEQQRD; this is encoded by the coding sequence ATGGCAATTTTTACACCAGATGAGTATAGACACGAGGGAAACGCTATATCATTACTCAATTACCACTTTGTTTTTATCCATAAGCGTAGAAAAAAAGTTTTGGTTGGTGAAATAGCCGAACGATTGCAGCAAATCATTTGTGATGTTTGCAATGAGAACAGATGGCGAATTATTGCAATGGAAATCATGCCAGACCATGTACATTTATTCCTAAACGCAAAGCCGACAGACAACCCCTCTCAAATGATGAACAAAATCAAATGTTGGGCTAGCCACCACTTAAGAAAAGAGTTTCCAGAATTGCTCAAACTTCCGACACTGTGGACACCCAGCTATTTTGTATCGACGGCTGGCAATATCAGCACAGAATCAGTTAAACGATATATTGAACAACAGCGTGATTGA
- a CDS encoding VCBS repeat-containing protein, with amino-acid sequence MAENQNPLAINTTSWYNQSLNTSTSLSTSLTENYNPSSLQGRSSSSAEVPSIPLISPYLQIPSVGSNPNPNPYLTSAAIVPDFNGDGKTDKVWVDQTTGEVVVWQMDGTTVAAKGSLGQIDLTSWTYKIADFNSDGKTDFLLRNQKTGENQILLMDGTRIANAVALDNVDIAWSPLIGDFNGDRKTDIFWRNNTTGENAIWQMDGTTVVSATVIDTLDTSWTANMVDFDGNGKTDIFWRSTTGENSTWFMDGTQVTQSSLQSQDINWNYSFGDFNGDFKTDILWRNTQTGENTVWSTNSFFSNNIFFTTGTLTTLDSNWTSNIGDFNGDGKTDILWHNNATGANTSWLMNGTTVTTETFLSSTSTNAKASFGDYNNDGKTDIYWRDYATGSDEIWTSNGDGTIVTKTPLASTDQLSPLVLGEDGNPTIGADGQPVRKWVTV; translated from the coding sequence ATGGCTGAAAATCAAAATCCCTTGGCTATCAATACAACAAGCTGGTATAACCAATCTCTGAATACAAGCACAAGCTTGAGTACCTCATTAACAGAAAATTACAATCCTTCTTCGTTGCAAGGGCGTAGCAGTTCTTCTGCTGAAGTACCAAGTATACCCTTGATTTCTCCATATTTACAGATACCATCAGTCGGATCAAACCCTAACCCGAATCCTTACTTAACTAGTGCGGCGATTGTTCCTGATTTCAACGGCGATGGTAAGACAGACAAAGTATGGGTTGATCAGACAACCGGTGAAGTTGTAGTGTGGCAAATGGATGGTACAACCGTTGCAGCCAAGGGTTCTCTAGGTCAAATTGACCTGACTTCCTGGACTTACAAAATTGCCGATTTTAACAGTGATGGTAAGACCGATTTCTTGTTACGTAATCAGAAAACCGGTGAAAATCAGATTTTGTTAATGGATGGCACAAGAATAGCCAATGCAGTTGCTTTAGACAACGTTGATATCGCATGGAGTCCCTTGATTGGGGATTTCAATGGCGATCGCAAGACTGATATCTTCTGGCGTAATAATACAACGGGTGAAAATGCCATTTGGCAGATGGATGGTACAACCGTTGTGAGTGCAACTGTGATTGACACTCTTGACACGAGCTGGACTGCTAACATGGTCGATTTTGATGGTAATGGTAAGACCGACATTTTCTGGCGTAGTACCACAGGTGAAAACAGCACTTGGTTTATGGATGGTACCCAAGTAACTCAAAGTTCGTTGCAATCACAAGATATAAACTGGAATTATAGCTTTGGAGATTTCAACGGCGACTTTAAGACTGACATCCTCTGGCGCAACACTCAAACGGGAGAAAATACCGTTTGGTCTACCAATTCTTTTTTCTCTAATAACATATTCTTCACTACAGGGACACTGACGACACTTGACTCCAACTGGACATCCAACATTGGGGATTTCAACGGCGATGGCAAGACAGACATCTTATGGCACAATAACGCCACAGGTGCAAATACTTCTTGGCTGATGAATGGCACAACAGTTACTACCGAAACTTTCCTCTCCTCTACTTCTACAAATGCTAAAGCATCGTTTGGTGATTACAACAACGATGGCAAAACTGATATCTACTGGCGCGATTATGCAACGGGATCAGACGAAATTTGGACAAGCAATGGAGATGGGACGATAGTAACTAAGACTCCTTTAGCAAGTACAGATCAGCTTTCTCCACTCGTTCTCGGAGAAGATGGTAATCCCACAATAGGAGCAGATGGTCAACCCGTCAGAAAATGGGTGACTGTCTAA